One Cicer arietinum cultivar CDC Frontier isolate Library 1 chromosome 8, Cicar.CDCFrontier_v2.0, whole genome shotgun sequence DNA segment encodes these proteins:
- the LOC101503687 gene encoding cytochrome P450 87A3 produces MWVLCLGALVIICITHWVYRWRNPSCNGKLPPGSMGFPLLGETLQFFSPNTSCDIPPFIKQRMKRYGPIFKTSLVGRPVVVSTDPDLNYFIFQQEGKIFQSWYPDTFTEIFGKQNVGSLHGFMYKYLKNMVLNLFGPESLKKMLSEVEEAACTTLQQLSCQENCVELKEATARMIFDLTAKKLISYDSTKSSENLRENFVAFIQGLISFPLDVPGTAYHKCLQGRKRAMKMLKNMLQERREMPRKQQKDFFDYVIEELRKEGTLLTEAIALDLMFVLLFASFETTSLALTYAIKLLSDNPSVLNQLQEENEAILKRRKNPNSGVTWQEYKSMTFTFQLITETARLANIVPGIFRKALREVNFKGYTIPAGWAIMVCPPAVHLNPAKYQDPLAFNPSRWEGMELNGATKHFMAFGGGMRFCVGTDFAKVQMAVFLHSLVTKYRWQPIKGGNIVRTPGLQFPNGFHVQITKKDQTHQRKHEPEYTTTN; encoded by the exons atgtgGGTTCTATGTCTTGGGGCATTGGTTATTATATGCATTACACATTGGGTTTATAGATGGAGAAATCCTAGTTGCAATGGTAAACTACCACCAGGTTCAATGGGTTTTCCCCTTCTGGGTGAGACCCTCCAGTTCTTCTCCCCCAACACTTCTTGTGATATTCCTCCATTCATCAAGCAGAGAATGAAAAG GTATGGACCAATCTTCAAGACCAGCTTGGTTGGAAGACCAGTTGTGGTGTCCACAGACCCTGATCTTAATTACTTCATATTCCAACAGGAAGGGAAAATATTCCAGAGCTGGTACCCAGATACATTCACAGAGATATTTGGGAAACAAAATGTAGGTTCCTTACATGGGTTTATGTATAAGTACCTTAAGAACATGGTGCTCAATTTGTTTGGTCCTGAAAGCCTTAAAAAGATGCTATCAGAGGTTGAAGAGGCAGCCTGCACAACATTACAACAATTGTCTTGTCAGGAGAACTGTGTTGAGCTGAAGGAAGCAACGGCAAGG ATGATATTTGATTTGACCGCAAAAAAACTCATCAGTTATGATTCAACCAAGTCCTCAGAGAATTTAAGGGAGAACTTTGTTGCATTTATACAAGGACTAATCTCATTCCCTTTGGACGTTCCAGGAACAGCTTATCACAAATGTTTGCAG GGTAGGAAAAGGGCAATGAAGATGCTGAAGAACATGCTGCAAGAAAGAAGGGAAATGCCTAGGAAACAACAGAAGGATTTCTTTGACTATGTTATTGAAGAACTTAGGAAAGAAGGAACACTCCTAACTGAAGCAATCGCTCTGGACCTCATGTTTGTTCTCCTCTTTGCAAGCTTTGAAACCACTTCTCTGGCTCTTACTTATGCCATCAAATTACTCTCTGACAATCCCTCAGTGCTCAACCAATTACAA GAAGAAAATGAAGCCATCCTCAAACGACGTAAAAATCCTAACTCCGGAGTAACGTGGCAAGAATACAAATCAATGACATTTACATTTCAG CTCATAACTGAAACCGCCAGACTCGCAAATATAGTTCCAGGAATCTTCCGGAAGGCATTAAGGGAAGTTAATTTTAAGG GGTATACCATACCAGCAGGGTGGGCAATCATGGTGTGTCCCCCAGCTGTACATTTGAACCCAGCGAAATATCAGGACCCTCTTGCTTTCAACCCATCTAGATGGGAG GGAATGGAACTGAATGGTGCCACCAAACATTTCATGGCTTTCGGTGGAGGCATGAGATTTTGTGTTGGGACAGACTTCGCTAAGGTTCAGATGGCTGTTTTTCTTCATAGCTTGGTCACAAAGTATAG
- the LOC101504228 gene encoding F-box protein PP2-A12-like gives MGISLSFFRPNPTTASSGSTLDDLPESCVASIISYMDPPQICQLATLNHAFRAASSADFVWESKLPPNYDSILTKIFNHDFPLHSGKRSIYASLCRLNTFEGGTKKVWLDKGTGKLCLAISAKGLSITGIDDRRYWNHILTEESRFSSVAYLQQTWWFEVDGEVEFPFPAGTYSLYFRVHLGRAAKRFGRRVCNTEHVHGWDKKPVRFQLWTSDGQYVASQCFLKESGNWSFYHAGDFTVEDGNSSTKVKFSMTQIDCTHTKGGLCLDSAFIYPSEFKKTKSFLNCS, from the exons atggGTATTAGCCTTTCTTTCTTTCGACCAAACCCAACAACCGCTTCTTCCGGTTCCACCTTAGATGATTTACCGGAAAGTTGCGTCGCTTCCATTATCTCTTACATGGATCCTCCTCAGATCTGTCAACTCGCTACCTTGAATCACGCTTTTCGCGCTGCTTCTTCTGCTGATTTCGTTTGGGAATCCAAATTGCCACCCAATTACGATTCTATCCTCACCAAAATCTTTAACCACGATTTTCCTCTCCATTCCGGAAAACGATCGATTTACGCCTCTCTTTGTCGCCTCAATACTTTTGAAGGAGGCACCAAG AAAGTTTGGCTTGATAAAGGCACAGGTAAGCTTTGCTTGGCAATATCAGCCAAGGGACTATCCATAACTGGGATTGATGATAGGAGATATTGGAATCATATCCTCACTGAAGAATCTAG ATTCAGTAGTGTTGCATACCTTCAGCAAACCTGGTGGTTTGAAGTGGACGGGGAAGTAGAGTTCCCATTTCCAGCCGGGACTTATAGCTTATATTTCAGAGTACACCTAGGGCGAGCCGCCAAGAGATTTGGACGTCGGGTCTGCAACACTGAACATGTTCATGGGTGGGACAAAAAGCCTGTCCGATTCCAACTCTGGACTTCAGATGGGCAATACGTTGCCTCCCAGTGTTTTCTGAAAGAATCTGGCAATTGGAGTTTTTACCATGCAGGGGACTTCACGGTTGAGGATGGCAATTCATCAACCAAAGTTAAATTCTCTATGACTCAAATTGATTGCACACACACTAAAGGTGGTCTGTGTTTGGATTCTGCATTTATTTACCCGAGTGAATTCAAAAAGACCAAGTCATTTTTGAATTGCTCCTAA